A genomic stretch from Megalobrama amblycephala isolate DHTTF-2021 linkage group LG22, ASM1881202v1, whole genome shotgun sequence includes:
- the zfhx2 gene encoding zinc finger homeobox protein 3 isoform X3, with the protein MQEEPGETLGGASKRGSMWLCPLCQESQPDRENLSHHLTDKHSVLPACLDKLLDIAAPKHSSIAEDEESKAQNDADETSQQKHLENTKSPSMASQNESEPTDAGDKGGSSQEKELDEELEAGRNEESDMGGLESDQDNVEQTVKTSEASISNGRSVCKNNVASEGDNRPFKCNACLESFPTRTALSVHYNSTTHIQRMRTGTVKDSDSTPFLARPYVSNKPYQCAVCRVSYNHAITLESHLKSVLHQSRSRSAGNATPSSTANTGTGTMVTNLAATTVGSTTQLVNASTSNCVTQANLTPSAVTTKDGEQVQPQLAPSLLSSPVASAQAMSAILTLLTSSPNSLPHSILPPLFTTGTSATPGAATPQLIPQPQMLMPLVLNGLQTQTQIQGQNPESPNQLLQQAVPVLGLSAAQQALLAQRLSGLQSQWAAFGLPTTTQMSIEETNKTADKGADLRVHNEIKVEPCNQQMSLKSEEDWKIDGLKKEICIKVEKTQEQSEKIVDDGTTRDEKEQEESEMEIERTSEKVCQGDDANSKVTESSVASVLRRDSSLSCVMDPNQGLSHTHPVNSSGAVNCTFRNTNFALRASGHRSAKAHPLLSSGRSVLTEFQSQVLWAFLESRDDAETSSPQREDCEALGREVGLSGEEVRKWFLDARQSKDRERLDSFHDELDRSMEEEEGNLMIDEGEDEHSPSATGSHAIDLSSNAERHRIGKGSPRELLLTSDSENEEFYTSVIVTDEESQSSSMREESGSPIKQSSQVEPTAERSSGGGKVLRSTTVFLSDAEDEYDDEQSMKRKKRKSEIDKEEVEIKREKQDVDLDLQLEAQADPPTPLSVAVDHQGVPTGILQSLPLSLSLAPLSTQLYSPYVLSLPSSVIGVGVSEGDRGKMTFSNTQAVTRSPGSAPATTSLTHSFLSNGNDCESALDLSMGKNHSSTISSTSSVSLANKSSIQKSHLLDGLGLRPATVGVPTDGGLIVVQVKPDPAIASNNSTLTNRNNLAKTSTVYMRAAEKVSTSLMEREKEKEREKEREQKRPKVRRFRDMRRSRTIIHADQLDILYGCYFKDPNPGKHEFEQISEWVNLPKKVVQIWFQNMRARERKGEVRFISDGTLAAVGKPLIKFTWPLSKPIFSTPPKPNPSPSTGWVSAKPQTGNVPPKTDKVKEVKEPPKIPIQGPSRPNQTGSFTVVSTSPSLVHKTKTEATPITMVKIAPKTVATPVAVPLIVSGIPTSRSAPKRKVEEVQAESDRTDDDDDDYRGGVESGTTSHMVPKLSPTPINKSSALATQKHNGLKYWSQKGPFKINTLSREQLGLSSQRPTPTTTTPTTPSPVTVTASSGQNQKETSYMLQNSTPRRPRTHLNCLQLSILQSCYETCAHPNALECEAVGTELGLPLKVVQIWFQNTRAKEKRWRLQQEKMRLHPSKFAKVRPSIVKWDGLAYGGLLLLPTAVTAAVDERQ; encoded by the exons GAGGAGCCAGGAGAAACTCTGGGAGGTGCCAGTAAGAGGGGGTCAATGTGGTTATGCCCTCTATGTCAAGAAAGTCAACCAGACCGTGAGAATCTCTCTCATCACCTTACGGACAAACACAGTGTCCTCCCTGCTTGCCTTGATAAGTTACTGGATATT GCTGCTCCAAAGCACTCTTCCATTGCTGAAGATGAAGAATCCAAAGCCCAAAATGATGCAG ATGAGACCTCTCAGCAGAAACATTTAGAGAACACAAAGTCCCCCTCAATGGCTTCCCAAAATGAGAGCGAACCTACAGATGCAGGTGACAAGGGTGGTTCTTCTCAGGAAAAAGAGCTGGATGAAGAGCTGGAGGCAGGGAGAAATGAGGAAAGTGACATGGGTGGCCTGGAGTCAGATCAGGACAATGTGGAGCAAACTGTAAAAACATCAGAAGCTTCTATAAGCAATGGCAGATCTGTCTGTAAAAACAACGTAGCTTCTGAAGGTGATAACCGTCCATTCAAGTGTAATGCATGTTTGGAGTCATTTCCCACTAGAACGGCTTTGAGTGTTCATTATAATTCAACCACCCATATTCAGAGGATGAGAACCGGGACGGTGAAAGACAGTGACTCAACCCCTTTTCTGGCTAGACCTTATGTCTCCAACAAACCATACCAGTGTGCCGTCTGTCGTGTCTCCTACAATCATGCCATCACCCTGGAAAGTCATTTAAAATCTGTGTTGCACCAGAGTCGCAGCAGGAGTGCGGGGAATGCTACTCCTAGTTCCACTGCAAATACAGGAACTGGAACCATGGTTACAAACTTGGCTGCGACCACTGTTGGAAGCACCACACAGTTAGTTAACGCCTCCACCAGCAATTGTGTCACCCAAGCAAACCTGACTCCATCAGCAGTAACAACCAAAGACGGAGAGCAGGTGCAGCCTCAGCTAGCTCCCTCATTACTTTCTTCTCCGGTGGCCTCAGCACAAGCCATGTCTGCTATTCTCACTCTCCTGACTTCCAGCCCAAATTCTCTCCCACACtccattcttcctcctctcttcaCAACTGGGACATCTGCAACACCAGGGGCAGCTACCCCGCAGCTTATACCCCAGCCTCAGATGCTCATGCCCCTGGTGTTGAACGGACTCCAAACTCAAACCCAAATCCAGGGCCAGAATCCAGAGTCTCCAAACCAGCTTTTGCAGCAGGCAGTGCCAGTTCTTGGTCTCAGTGCTGCACAACAGGCTCTCTTGGCCCAAAGACTCAGTGGCTTACAAAGTCAGTGGGCTGCATTTGGCCTCCCAACCACCACTCAAATGAGTATAGAGGAGACCAACAAGACAGCGGACAAGGGTGCAGACTTGAGAGTACACAATGAGATAAAAGTAGAGCCTTGCAATCAGCAAATGTCACTAAAATCTGAAGAGGACTGGAAAATTGATGGGTTAAAAAAAGAGATCTGTATTAAGGTTGAGAAAACACAAGAGCAGAGTGAGAAAATAGTGGATGACGGCACAACACGTGATGAAAAAGAGCAAGAAGAAAGTGAAATGGAAATCGAGAGGACCAGTGAAAAGGTGTGTCAGGGGGATGATGCAAACTCCAAAGTAACTGAATCCTCAGTGGCCTCAGTCCTTCGGCGTGATAGTTCGTTGTCATGTGTTATGGATCCAAACCAAGGTCTCAGCCATACACATCCCGTTAACAGCTCTGGTGCTGTTAACTGTACTTTTCGTAACACTAATTTTGCCTTAAGAGCTTCAGGCCATAGAAGTGCTAAAGCTCATCCACTCTTGTCTTCAGGACGGTCTGTGCTCACTGAGTTCCAGTCTCAGGTTCTCTGGGCCTTTTTAGAGTCACGAGATGATGCTGAAACATCTAGTCCTCAGCGGGAGGACTGTGAAGCCCTCGGCAGGGAGGTAGGGCTAAGTGGAGAAGAGGTACGCAAGTGGTTCTTAGATGCCCGGCAATCCAAAGATAGGGAAAGATTAGACAGCTTCCATGATGAATTGGACAGAAGTATGGAGGAAGAAGAAGGCAATTTAATGATAGATGAGGGTGAAGATGAACACAGTCCATCAGCAACAGGCAGTCATGCCATTGACCTTTCCAGTAATGCAGAACGACACAGGATTGGTAAGGGCAGCCCAAGAGAATTGCTGTTGACATCCGACTCTGAAAATGAAGAGTTCTACACGTCTGTTATCGTGACTGATGAAGAAAGTCAAAGCAGCTCCATGAGGGAAGAGTCGGGTAGCCCAATCAAACAGTCTTCACAGGTAGAGCCAACAGCTGAAAGGTCAAGTGGTGGTGGAAAGGTTCTTCGTTCTACTACAGTCTTCCTCTCGGATGCAGAGGATGAATATGATGATGAACAGAGtatgaaaaggaaaaaaagaaagagtgaGATTGACAAGGAAGAGGTGGAGATCAAGCGAGAGAAGCAAGATGTAGATCTTGATCTTCAGTTGGAAGCGCAAGCTGACCCTCCTACTCCTCTTTCAGTTGCAGTTGATCACCAGGGTGTTCCAACTGGCATCTTGCAGTCATTGCCCCTTTCCCTGTCATTGGCTCCACTTTCCACCCAGTTATACAGTCCATATGTACTCTCGCTTCCTTCATCAGTTATTGGGGTAGGTGTTTCAGAAGGAGATCGGGGTAAAATGACCTTTTCAAACACTCAAGCAGTTACTCGAAGTCCAGGATCAGCACCTGCAACCACCTCTCTTACACACTCCTTCTTATCTAACGGTAATGATTGCGAGTCTGCATTGGATCTAAGCATGGGGAAAAACCATAGCTCTACAATATCATCAACATCATCTGTCTCCCTAGCTAACAAGTCCTCCATACAAAAAAGTCATTTGCTTGATGGTCTGGGATTGAGACCAGCGACTGTTGGGGTTCCTACAGATGGAGGTCTCATCGTTGTTCAGGTGAAGCCAGATCCTGCCATTGCTTCCAATAACAGTACTTTAACTAATCGCAATAATTTGGCTAAGACTAGCACTGTGTACATGAGGGCAGCTGAAAAGGTTAGCACATCACTCATGGAAAGGGAAAAAGAGAAGGAACGAGAAAAAGAGCGGGAGCAAAAGAGGCCCAAAGTCAGACGGTTCAGGGACATGAGGCGGTCCAGGACCATCATCCATGCTGATCAGCTTGATATTCTCTATGGATGTTATTTCAAAGATCCAAACCCAGGAAAGCATGAATTTGAACAAATATCTGAGTGGGTAAATCTTCCAAAGAAAGTGGTTCAGATTTGGTTCCAGAATATGAGGGCTAGGGAGCGAAAGGGAGAGGTCCGTTTTATCAGTGATGGCACTTTGGCGGCTGTTGGGAAACCACTCATTAAGTTCACCTGGCCACTCTCAAAGCCCATATTCTCAACCCcacctaaacctaacccaaGTCCCTCCACTGGCTGGGTCTCTGCAAAACCCCAAACTGGAAATGTTCCTCCAAAGACGGATAAGGTAAAGGAGGTCAAGGAGCCCCCAAAAATTCCTATTCAAGGTCCAAGTAGACCAAATCAGACTGGCTCTTTCACCGTTGTGTCCACCAGTCCTTCATTAGTTCACAAGACCAAAACAGAAGCAACACCCATTACAATGGTTAAAATAGCTCCCAAGACAGTGGCCACTCCAGTTGCAGTTCCTCTGATAGTCAGTGGGATTCCTACATCTCGATCTGCTCCGAAAAGGAAGGTTGAAGAGGTACAAGCCGAGTCAGACCGtactgatgatgatgacgacgaTTACCGAGGAGGGGTCGAGTCTGGGACTACCAGCCACATGGTGCCAAAATTGTCCCCTACGCCAATTAACAAATCTTCTGCCTTGGCAACTCAGAAACACAATGGGCTCAAATATTGGTCTCAGAAAGGTCCATTCAAGATCAACACCCTCTCAAGAGAACAATTAGGCTTGAGCTCACAGCGACCTACACCCACTACCACCACGCCCACCACACCATCCCCTGTGACGGTTACAGCATCCTCTGGTCAAAACCAAAAAGAAACGAGTTACATGCTGCAGAACTCCACCCCAAGACGACCTCGAACTCACCTGAACTGTCTTCAGCTGTCCATCCTGCAGTCATGTTATGAGACATGTGCTCATCCTAATGCACTGGAGTGTGAGGCAGTGGGGACAGAGCTTGGGCTTCCACTGAAGGTTGTGCAAATCTGGTTCCAAAATACGCGTGCCAAGGAGAAACGCTGGAGGCTTCAGCAAGAGAAAATG aggctgcatccttcgaagTTCGCAAAGGTCAGACCGAGCATTGTTAAATGGGACGGTCTAGCCTACGGAGGATTGCTCTTGTTGCCTACAGCTGTGACGGCTGCCGTTGATGAGCGGCAGTAA